One Candidatus Uhrbacteria bacterium genomic region harbors:
- a CDS encoding NADP-dependent malic enzyme, giving the protein MSISEESLAMHELYRGKLEIASRVPLETVEDLARAYTPGVAEACLTIAKDPSRVWDLTMRGRSVAIVTDGSAVLGLGNIGAEAGLPVMEGKAVIYKKFANVDAWPILIDSQDASVIVETVKHIAPTFGAIHLEDIAAPRCFEVEERLSRELDIPVLHDDQHATAVVVLAGLLNALHVVGKAIQDVRIVINGAGAAGLASAHLLLDAGALHLRVLDTKGVITPGRMEGMNAYKEAFATRAFDRDATSWGSTLAEALRGSDVFLGVSQPGLLRAEDIATMTPKAIVFAMANPTPEIMPVEALAGGAAVVATGRSDFPNQVNNALVYPGIFLGALEGRKKSFTSETKLAAAHAVADLIAHPTAAEILPSVFHPNLARTVADAVKSV; this is encoded by the coding sequence ATGTCTATCTCTGAAGAATCTCTTGCCATGCATGAGCTCTATCGCGGAAAGCTTGAAATTGCTTCGCGCGTGCCGCTTGAGACGGTTGAGGACTTGGCCCGCGCCTATACACCGGGTGTTGCAGAAGCATGCCTGACCATCGCAAAGGATCCGTCGCGTGTGTGGGATCTCACTATGCGTGGCAGGAGCGTGGCCATTGTGACAGATGGGTCGGCCGTGCTTGGACTTGGGAATATTGGCGCTGAAGCGGGGTTGCCGGTTATGGAGGGGAAGGCGGTGATTTACAAAAAATTTGCCAACGTGGATGCCTGGCCGATTCTTATCGACAGTCAAGATGCGTCCGTCATTGTGGAGACGGTAAAACATATCGCGCCGACATTCGGCGCTATCCACTTGGAAGATATTGCGGCGCCGCGATGTTTCGAAGTAGAGGAGCGTTTGTCGCGCGAACTTGATATTCCGGTACTTCACGATGACCAACACGCAACCGCTGTTGTGGTGCTGGCGGGGCTTTTAAATGCGCTCCACGTGGTGGGGAAGGCGATCCAAGATGTCCGTATAGTGATTAATGGTGCCGGCGCAGCGGGGCTGGCGAGTGCGCACCTCCTGTTGGATGCCGGTGCTTTGCATCTGCGCGTGCTTGATACGAAAGGGGTGATTACGCCAGGACGCATGGAAGGAATGAACGCATATAAGGAAGCGTTCGCAACACGCGCTTTTGATCGGGATGCAACGTCATGGGGGAGCACGCTTGCCGAGGCCCTCCGCGGGAGCGATGTCTTTTTGGGCGTTTCCCAGCCAGGGCTTCTTCGTGCGGAGGACATCGCCACGATGACGCCGAAAGCGATCGTGTTTGCTATGGCAAATCCTACGCCAGAGATTATGCCGGTAGAAGCGCTGGCGGGTGGAGCTGCTGTAGTGGCGACCGGACGATCGGATTTTCCCAATCAAGTGAACAATGCGCTTGTGTACCCCGGAATATTTTTGGGAGCGCTTGAGGGGCGCAAAAAATCTTTCACAAGTGAAACAAAATTAGCCGCAGCGCATGCGGTAGCAGACCTTATTGCGCATCCAACGGCTGCGGAGATTCTCCCGTCTGTCTTCCACCCGAATTTGGCGCGCACGGTAGCGGATGCCGTGAAATCTGTATGA
- the mltG gene encoding endolytic transglycosylase MltG, translating into MKRLIALLLVVFFGWLVIRELWLRDPAADAVEKTVMVEQGSGVSFIAELLKDEDIIESPFLFKVYAKLLRVEGRLQPGAFSLKSGMSTHDVLRRMTDPTATELTLTFPEGWTLAKMGDYLEAEGVTTRAAWDAVATRDLEGYLFPDTYRFLKGVIPEDMVKRLRREMDEKLEELAPALEASGRTTHEILTMASILEQEVRSPEDRRLVADLFWRRLDIGMALQADSTVNYVTGKDTPSISYADRDIDSPYNTYKYRGLPPGPISNPGLDAIRAALEPAANPYFFFLTDAEGKVYYAKTLEEHNVNKARYLR; encoded by the coding sequence ATGAAACGTCTTATTGCTCTTCTTCTTGTTGTCTTTTTCGGCTGGCTTGTGATCCGCGAGTTGTGGCTTCGCGACCCGGCCGCGGATGCCGTGGAAAAAACGGTGATGGTGGAGCAAGGATCAGGCGTGAGTTTCATTGCAGAGCTTCTTAAAGATGAGGACATCATTGAGAGTCCATTCCTGTTTAAAGTCTACGCAAAGCTTCTTCGTGTCGAGGGACGTTTACAGCCCGGGGCGTTTTCACTCAAGTCTGGCATGAGCACGCACGACGTGCTCCGGCGCATGACGGACCCTACAGCCACAGAACTTACCCTTACATTTCCCGAAGGATGGACGCTCGCGAAAATGGGAGATTATCTTGAAGCAGAAGGGGTGACGACGCGCGCTGCCTGGGACGCTGTTGCGACACGCGATCTCGAGGGATATCTCTTTCCCGACACGTATCGTTTTCTTAAAGGAGTCATTCCAGAAGACATGGTGAAGCGCCTGCGGCGGGAGATGGATGAAAAATTGGAAGAGCTTGCGCCGGCACTTGAAGCGTCCGGCCGCACGACGCATGAAATCCTTACGATGGCATCTATCCTTGAACAAGAAGTTCGCTCACCCGAAGATCGCCGTCTGGTGGCCGATCTATTCTGGCGGCGGCTCGATATTGGCATGGCGCTTCAAGCGGACTCCACGGTTAACTACGTGACGGGAAAAGATACGCCATCAATCAGCTATGCGGATCGCGATATAGACTCCCCATACAATACGTACAAATATCGCGGCCTCCCACCTGGCCCAATCTCTAATCCGGGCCTTGATGCGATCCGTGCCGCTCTCGAGCCAGCAGCCAACCCCTATTTCTTTTTTCTCACCGATGCAGAGGGAAAGGTGTATTACGCAAAAACGCTTGAGGAGCACAACGTGAACAAGGCAAGGTATTTGAGGTAA
- a CDS encoding mannose-1-phosphate guanylyltransferase has product MKAVILAGGVGTRLWPLSRANRPKQFTALLSEEPLLKDTYRRLLRLLASEDIFFSTSPAFASMIQELFPDVPADRIIVEPVKRDTGPAMGFAAMALFAIAPDEPMVFIPSDHYIRDEEKFLDCLRVAGCLVEETGKLLDIGVVATFPSTILGYTRIGPRVSEKDGVEVYTFRGQHEKPSYDVAKSYLEAGDYLWHANYFTWTPRKFLEAFDMYAPEMGHALRAGAFESLLAISFDYAVVEKLDPNQALIIKGDFGWSDIGAWDTLYARLAEDDRTENVLHGDVLTIDARGNLVHVTGEKLVALLGVSNLVVVDTPDALLVTTHAHAQRVKEIIAELSARGAHHIL; this is encoded by the coding sequence ATGAAAGCTGTGATTCTGGCCGGCGGAGTGGGGACGCGGCTGTGGCCGCTCTCGCGTGCGAATCGGCCAAAGCAATTTACGGCGCTCCTCTCTGAAGAGCCGCTCCTCAAGGACACGTATCGGCGGCTTCTCCGGCTTTTGGCATCGGAAGATATTTTTTTCTCCACCTCACCCGCGTTTGCTTCGATGATCCAAGAGCTCTTTCCCGATGTCCCCGCCGATCGCATCATTGTCGAGCCGGTGAAACGAGATACGGGACCGGCGATGGGCTTTGCTGCGATGGCGCTTTTTGCCATTGCGCCCGACGAGCCGATGGTGTTTATCCCAAGCGATCACTATATTCGCGACGAGGAGAAGTTTCTCGACTGCCTCCGTGTCGCGGGTTGTCTTGTCGAAGAGACGGGGAAGCTTCTCGACATCGGTGTCGTTGCGACGTTTCCAAGCACGATCCTCGGCTACACACGCATCGGCCCCCGTGTCTCGGAGAAAGATGGGGTGGAGGTCTATACCTTCCGTGGTCAGCATGAGAAACCCTCATACGATGTGGCGAAATCATACCTTGAGGCCGGAGATTATTTATGGCATGCGAACTACTTTACGTGGACACCGCGAAAGTTTCTCGAAGCTTTCGACATGTATGCTCCTGAGATGGGGCATGCGCTCCGGGCGGGAGCGTTCGAGAGTTTGCTGGCCATTTCATTTGATTATGCCGTGGTTGAGAAGCTCGATCCGAACCAGGCGCTCATCATCAAGGGTGATTTTGGCTGGAGTGACATTGGCGCGTGGGACACGCTCTATGCGCGACTGGCGGAAGATGACCGGACGGAAAATGTATTGCATGGCGATGTTCTGACCATTGATGCCCGCGGAAATCTTGTGCATGTGACGGGGGAAAAGCTCGTGGCACTTTTGGGAGTTTCCAACCTTGTGGTGGTGGACACGCCCGATGCTCTTCTTGTTACCACGCATGCGCATGCCCAACGTGTCAAAGAAATTATTGCAGAACTTTCGGCGCGCGGCGCTCATCATATTCTATGA
- a CDS encoding ATP-dependent helicase: protein MPALDLETSLNDEQRDVVLHGDGPVLVLAGAGSGKTRAITYRVAHLLSEGVLPQEILLLTFTNKAAREMTGRIERLCGEGARGLWSGTFHSVAHKMLRRFAPELGFSPSFTILDGDDSELLIRTCLKEVKPDAAETRFPSAAVIHSMVSFGRNSSRTLREVVEENYVSWAPLTPTLEEIAKRYTEKKRMGNLMDFDDLLCFFHELLETHAQVAHQLAEQFRYVLVDEFQDTNLIQGAIVRRLASLHKNILVVGDDAQSIYAFRGATVRNILDFPTWFAGTRTFHLTANYRSAPEILSLANASITHNTEQYEKTLRAMRASAARPSLVATGSPLQEAKYLSAEIDKQAKGGTSLREMAVLFRSAFHSQQLEMELVRLGIPYEYRGGLRFFERAHVKDILAYLRIRANVQDEPSWLRVLSHQAGIGPVTASSVFARVRHVDSWERVFEEPLSLPPRAGAGWNGYLRVARDLSREALPAEMIRAVARSDYQEYMRAQYPDAAERLEDIEQFALFAESFDTLVDFLAEVTLHDDYEAARQTGAPVEDRLVLSTIHQAKGLEWDHVFLMRLQDGSFPHRRALEDRDAIEEERRLFYVAVTRARHRLTLTYPLTDGTESYFVHQPSMFLSEVPRALFEEVRLRSVPAASLPRRDADGYEEPTIVLDTAGERASMKKAPVSFLRDV from the coding sequence ATGCCTGCCCTCGATCTTGAAACCAGTCTGAACGACGAACAGCGCGACGTGGTGCTACACGGGGACGGGCCCGTGCTTGTTCTTGCAGGTGCTGGGTCGGGAAAGACGCGCGCCATCACGTATCGCGTGGCCCACCTTCTTTCAGAGGGTGTGCTTCCGCAGGAGATTCTTCTTCTCACGTTCACAAACAAAGCTGCGCGAGAGATGACAGGCCGCATTGAACGCCTCTGCGGGGAAGGAGCCCGCGGTCTGTGGTCGGGAACTTTTCACTCTGTCGCGCACAAGATGCTTCGTCGCTTTGCGCCCGAGCTTGGGTTTTCTCCTTCGTTTACGATTTTAGACGGCGACGATTCCGAATTGCTCATCCGCACGTGTCTTAAAGAAGTAAAACCTGATGCTGCGGAGACGCGATTTCCCTCCGCGGCCGTGATTCACTCCATGGTGAGTTTTGGGCGCAACAGCAGCCGGACGTTGCGGGAGGTTGTGGAGGAGAACTACGTCTCTTGGGCACCGCTTACCCCTACACTTGAGGAGATTGCCAAACGATATACGGAAAAGAAGCGCATGGGCAACCTCATGGATTTCGATGACCTCCTGTGTTTTTTCCACGAACTTCTCGAGACACATGCGCAGGTTGCGCATCAGCTCGCGGAGCAGTTTCGCTATGTTTTGGTAGATGAATTTCAAGATACAAACTTGATTCAAGGAGCGATTGTGCGGCGCTTGGCTTCCCTGCACAAAAATATTTTGGTCGTCGGCGACGATGCGCAGAGTATTTATGCGTTTCGCGGCGCGACGGTGCGCAACATCTTGGATTTTCCTACTTGGTTTGCTGGTACGCGTACGTTTCATCTGACGGCCAACTATCGCTCAGCGCCAGAAATCCTTTCACTTGCCAATGCGAGCATCACGCACAACACGGAGCAGTATGAAAAAACGCTCCGTGCCATGCGCGCTTCGGCCGCGCGCCCTTCTCTTGTGGCGACGGGCTCGCCCCTGCAAGAGGCAAAGTATCTTTCTGCAGAGATTGATAAACAAGCGAAGGGAGGAACATCTCTGCGAGAGATGGCCGTACTCTTTCGCTCCGCTTTTCACAGCCAACAATTGGAAATGGAACTTGTCCGGCTTGGAATCCCCTATGAGTACCGTGGAGGTCTACGATTTTTTGAACGCGCGCATGTAAAGGATATTCTTGCGTATCTGCGCATACGGGCAAACGTTCAAGATGAGCCTTCGTGGCTGCGCGTTCTTTCTCACCAGGCGGGCATTGGGCCGGTGACAGCCTCGAGTGTTTTTGCGCGCGTGCGCCATGTGGACAGCTGGGAGCGCGTGTTTGAGGAACCTTTGTCGCTGCCTCCGCGCGCAGGGGCTGGATGGAATGGATACCTGCGTGTGGCACGCGATCTTTCGCGCGAGGCGCTTCCCGCCGAAATGATCCGCGCCGTGGCGCGGTCGGATTATCAGGAATACATGCGCGCACAATATCCTGATGCCGCCGAGCGTCTGGAGGATATTGAACAGTTTGCCTTGTTTGCTGAATCGTTCGACACGCTTGTGGATTTTTTGGCAGAAGTCACACTCCACGACGACTATGAGGCGGCACGCCAGACGGGCGCACCGGTCGAGGACCGCCTTGTCCTCTCCACCATTCATCAGGCAAAGGGTCTTGAGTGGGACCACGTGTTTCTCATGCGCTTGCAGGATGGATCGTTTCCGCATCGTCGCGCGCTTGAAGATCGAGATGCCATCGAGGAAGAACGCCGTTTGTTTTATGTGGCGGTCACACGTGCGCGCCACCGCCTTACGCTCACGTATCCCCTGACGGATGGAACAGAATCTTACTTTGTCCACCAGCCGTCCATGTTTCTTTCCGAAGTACCGCGCGCACTTTTTGAGGAAGTTCGCTTGCGATCTGTCCCTGCGGCCTCTCTGCCACGCAGGGACGCAGATGGATACGAAGAACCAACGATCGTTCTCGATACGGCGGGGGAGCGTGCGTCAATGAAAAAAGCCCCGGTCTCTTTTTTACGTGATGTATAA
- a CDS encoding phosphatase PAP2 family protein, with translation MMLSDLDYRLTCVIHNQAGRRRWLDRLAIFVARDLPFVLVAIPLGFFWRDVKGAAVYGVAVVLSQLVVIAIQAGIKRKRPFQREHLRPLFRLRVATTSIPSGHASLCATILIFSAMGGSLFFWGAFVLSIGILFARVYAGLHYWSDILAGLLVGGFVAYGTALLAILFFLRFV, from the coding sequence ATGATGTTATCCGATCTCGATTACCGGCTTACATGCGTGATCCACAACCAAGCGGGAAGGCGGCGGTGGCTAGACCGACTCGCGATCTTTGTCGCGCGCGATCTCCCATTTGTTCTTGTTGCCATTCCTCTCGGATTTTTTTGGCGTGACGTAAAGGGCGCGGCCGTCTATGGGGTTGCTGTCGTTCTCTCGCAGCTTGTCGTCATTGCCATCCAAGCAGGTATTAAACGCAAACGTCCGTTTCAGCGTGAGCATCTGCGCCCGTTATTTCGTTTGCGTGTGGCCACAACCTCCATTCCCTCTGGCCACGCCTCGTTGTGCGCAACCATCTTGATATTCTCCGCTATGGGCGGCAGCCTATTTTTTTGGGGCGCCTTTGTCCTCTCGATAGGGATTCTTTTTGCGCGTGTCTACGCGGGACTACATTACTGGTCTGACATTCTTGCGGGACTTCTTGTCGGCGGATTCGTGGCGTACGGTACAGCCCTCCTTGCCATTCTGTTTTTTCTGCGTTTCGTATGA